GGAACAGGTTGTACTGCGGCTGCTCGACGACCGGCTTGTGCAGATGATGCCGCTCGGCGGTTTCGCATGCGGCGCGGATCTCGTCGGCACTCCATTCGGACGTGCCCCAGTACAGCGCCTTGCCGCGCACGATCATGTCGCTCATTGCCCAGACGGTTTCCTCGATCGGCGTGTTCGGATCGGGGCGGTGGCAGTAGACGAGGTCGACATAGTCGAGCTGAAGCCGGCGCAACGAGCCGTCGATCGCGTTCAGCAGATATTTCCGGTTCAGCGTGTGGTACTGGTTCGGCGCTTCCGCAAGACCCCAGAAGAACTTCGTGGACACGAGGTAGCTGACGCGCGGCCAGCCGAGCGACTTGAGCGCCTGGCCCATGATTTCCTCGGATTTGCCGCCCGCATAGACCTCGGCGTTGTCGAAGAAATTGACGCCCGCGTCGCGGGCCGCGGCGAGGCATTCGCGTGCGACCCGCTGGTCGACCTGATTGCCGTACGTGACCCACGAGCCGAGCGAGAGCTCGCTGATCTGCAGGCCGGAGCGGCCTAGTCGTCGATACTGCATGGAAACCTCCCGCGACTCGGAACCGACCTTAAGCTTAGACGTTTTGCGCGCGGACGGCGGGGCCAATCGTGCACAATAGCGGCTGGCCCGCCTGCACGATCCGCGTGACGAAAGCGGATGCAGCGGGGCGCGCTTTTTCGATCCGATAAACAAAGGAGACGGACATGGCAGCAGATCTGAGCGGCAAGACCGCAGTCGTCACGGGCGCCGCAAGCGGCATCGGCAAGGAAATCGCACTCGAGCTCGCCAAGGCGGGCGCGGCCGTCGCGATCGCCGACCTGAACCAGGACGGCGCGAATGCGGTTGCCGACGAGATCAACAAGGCAGGCGGCAAGGCGATCGGCGTCGCGATGGACGTGACCAACGAGGAAGCCGTGAACAGCGGCATCGACAAGGTGGCCGAGGCGTTCGGCTCGGTCGACATCCTCGTGTCGAACGCGGGCATCCAGATCGTCAACCCGATCGAGAACTACGCGTTCTCCGACTGGAAGAAGATGCAGGCGATCCACGTCGACGGCGCGTTCCTGACGACCAAGGCCGCGCTCAAGCACATGTACAAGGACGATCGCGGCGGCGTCGTGATCTACATGGGTTCGGTGCACTCGCACGAAGCGTCGCCGCTGAAGTCGGCGTACGTGACGGCCAAGCACGGGCTGCTCGGCCTGGCCCGCGTGTTGGCGAAGGAAGGCGCGAAGCACAACGTGCGCTCGCACGTCGTGTGTCCGGGCTTCGTGCGCACGCCGCTGGTCGACAAGCAGATTCCGGAGCAGGCGAAGGAACTCGGCATCAGCGAAGAGGAAGTGGTGAAGAAGGTGATGCTCGGCAATACGGTCGACGGCGTGTTCACGACGGTGCAGGACGTCGCGCAGACGGTGCTGTTCCTGTCGGCATTCCCGAGCGCCGCGCTCACCGGCCAGTCGTTCGTCGTCAGCCACGGCTGGTTCATGCAGTAACGGCTTCCGGCACGGGCGGCCGCGATGCGCGCTGTCCGTGCGGAGACGTCGCCTGCAAGCAGAACGGCATAAAAAAACGCGCTCCGGGGAGCGCGTTTTTGTTTCGGCAGGGCGGGCCGGTGACGGCTGCCGCCCGCTGACGCCGACTTACTTCAGGACCGCCGCGACTGCATTGGCGACCACGTCGAGGTTGCGCGTGTTCAGTGCTGCAACGCAGATCCGGCCCGTGCCGACTGCATAGATGCCGAACTCTTCGCGCAGGCGATCGACTTGCGCCGAGGTCAGGCCCGAATACGAGAACATCCCGCGCTGCGCGTTGATGAAGCTGAAGTCGCGATCGACGCCGCTAGCCTTCAGGCGCTCGACGAGGCCGTTGCGCATCGCGCGGATACGGTCGCGCATTTCGCCGAGTTCCTGCACCCACGAAGCGTGCAGTTCCGGCGACGCGAGCACGGCCGCGACGACGGCGCCGCCATGGGTCGGCGGGTTCGAGTAGTTCGTACGGATCACGCGCTTCAGTTGCGACAGCACGCGCGTTGCTTCGTCCTTGCTCGACGTGATGATCGACAGCGCGCCGACGCGCTCGCCGTACAGCGAGAACGACTTCGAGAACGACGACGACACGAATGCATTCAGGTCGGCCGCGGCAAACAGACGCACGGCCGCGGCATCGGCCTCGATGTTCTCGCCGAAGCCCTGGTAGGCGATGTCGAGGAACGGCACGAGGTTGCGCGCCTTGACGACGTCGACGACCTGCTGCCATTGCGCTTCGGTCAGGTCCACGCCGGTCGGGTTGTGGCAGCACGCGTGCAGCACGACGATCGTGCCTGCCGCATAGCTGTTCAGCGCCGACAGCATGCCTTCGAAGTTCACGCCGTTGGTGGCGGCGTCGTAGTACGGGTAGGCGACGACTTCGAAGCCGGCGGCTTCGAACAGCGCGCGGTGGTTTTCCCAGCTCGGGTCGCTGATCGCGACCTTCGCGTTCGGGTTCACGGTGCGCAGGAAATCCGCGCCGATCTTCAGCGCGCCCGTGCCGCCCAGCGCTTGCGCCGTAACCACGCGGCCCGCGGCGATCAGCGGCGAATCGTTGCCGAGCAGCAGCTTCTGCACGGCCGCATCGTAGGCGGCGATCCCGTCGATCGGCAGGTAGCCGCGCGGCAGGCCGGCGTCGACACGCACCTTCTCCGCTTCGCGAACCGCGCGCAGCAGCGGAATCTTGCCTTCTTCGTTCGTGTACACGCCGAC
This window of the Burkholderia cepacia GG4 genome carries:
- a CDS encoding potassium channel beta subunit family protein — encoded protein: MQYRRLGRSGLQISELSLGSWVTYGNQVDQRVARECLAAARDAGVNFFDNAEVYAGGKSEEIMGQALKSLGWPRVSYLVSTKFFWGLAEAPNQYHTLNRKYLLNAIDGSLRRLQLDYVDLVYCHRPDPNTPIEETVWAMSDMIVRGKALYWGTSEWSADEIRAACETAERHHLHKPVVEQPQYNLFHRTRVEQEYARLYDDYGLGLTTWSPLASGLLTGKYRNGVPPGSRAQLQGYDWLRDRLTDPASNDVVEQLGEIAAELGCSTGQLAIAWVLANPHVSSVITGASRIEQIGDNMRALDVAARLTPEVKQRIEEAVGNAYE
- a CDS encoding 3-hydroxybutyrate dehydrogenase, producing MAADLSGKTAVVTGAASGIGKEIALELAKAGAAVAIADLNQDGANAVADEINKAGGKAIGVAMDVTNEEAVNSGIDKVAEAFGSVDILVSNAGIQIVNPIENYAFSDWKKMQAIHVDGAFLTTKAALKHMYKDDRGGVVIYMGSVHSHEASPLKSAYVTAKHGLLGLARVLAKEGAKHNVRSHVVCPGFVRTPLVDKQIPEQAKELGISEEEVVKKVMLGNTVDGVFTTVQDVAQTVLFLSAFPSAALTGQSFVVSHGWFMQ
- a CDS encoding amino acid aminotransferase, giving the protein MSLFSAVQLAPRDPILGLNEAFNADARPTKVNLGVGVYTNEEGKIPLLRAVREAEKVRVDAGLPRGYLPIDGIAAYDAAVQKLLLGNDSPLIAAGRVVTAQALGGTGALKIGADFLRTVNPNAKVAISDPSWENHRALFEAAGFEVVAYPYYDAATNGVNFEGMLSALNSYAAGTIVVLHACCHNPTGVDLTEAQWQQVVDVVKARNLVPFLDIAYQGFGENIEADAAAVRLFAAADLNAFVSSSFSKSFSLYGERVGALSIITSSKDEATRVLSQLKRVIRTNYSNPPTHGGAVVAAVLASPELHASWVQELGEMRDRIRAMRNGLVERLKASGVDRDFSFINAQRGMFSYSGLTSAQVDRLREEFGIYAVGTGRICVAALNTRNLDVVANAVAAVLK